A DNA window from Setaria viridis chromosome 2, Setaria_viridis_v4.0, whole genome shotgun sequence contains the following coding sequences:
- the LOC117843392 gene encoding UDP-glucosyltransferase 29: protein MGPSVEQRGKETEHPGAPLEGNRRGMARASPTWPLVRGRPATSRSCMPPPRLPEPSAITPCRFDPCLLYIHAPIITPRLPLQPPSSSIRPARYTSPAMAQGEREQLSVVMFPWLAHGHINPYLELARRLTSTDRDGVDVVVHLVSTPVNLAAIAHRQTDRIRLVELHLPSLPDLPPALHTTKHLPARLMPALKRACDLAAPRFGALLDDLRPDALLYDFLQPWAPLEAAARGVPAAHFSTCSAAATAFFVHCLGSADRAPRAFPFQSVGLGTADEEAKYTELFALREDPAALVSERDRLLLSLARSSGFVAVKTCADIERKYMDYLSELLGGKEIIPCGPLLVDSGGGGGAAESDRVMRWLDGQEPGSVVLASFGSEYFMSEHQIAQMARGLEMSGERFLWVVRFPESAGGGEEDHGGAARALPRGFAPSRGLVVEGWAPQRRILSHGACGAFLTHCGWSSLLESLAAGVPVVALPLHIDQPLGANLAAELGAAARVRQERFGEFRGEDVACAVRGVLRGEEGKALRRRAGELREVVARNDADDAQVGELVRRMARLCGKGQRVAVPN, encoded by the coding sequence ATGGGGCCATCTGTAGAGCAGAGAGGAAAAGAGACGGAGCACCCTGGCGCGCCTCTGGAAGGTAACCGAAGGGGCATGGCACGCGCGTCACCTACGTGGCCACTGGTCAGAGGTAGGCCGGCCACGTCGCGAAGCtgcatgccgccgccgcgtctccCGGAACCCTCCGCCATCACCCCCTGCCGCTTCGATCCATGCTTATTATACATCCATGCTCCGATCATCACACCTCGATTGCCGCTACAGCCACCTAGCTCGTCGATCAGACCAGCACGGTATACATCGCCAGCCATGGCGCAGGGCGAGCGCGAGCAGCTGAGCGTGGTCATGTTCCCGTGGCTCGCGCACGGCCACATCAACCCCTACCTCGAGCTCGCCAGGCGCCTCACCTCCACCGACCGCGACGGCGTCGACGTGGTCGTCCACCTGGTCTCCACGCCGGTGAACCTCGCGGCGATCGCGCACCGGCAGACGGACAGGATTCGGCTGGTGGAGCTCCACCTCCCGTCCCTCCCCGACCTCCCTCCCGCGCTGCACACCACCAAGCACCTCCCGGCGCGCCTCATGCCGGCGCTCAAGCGCGCCTGCGACCTCGCCGCGCCGCGGTTCGGCGCGCTCCTCGACGATCTCCGCCCGGACGCCCTCCTCTACGACTTCCTCCAGCCCTGGGCGCCGCTcgaggccgcggcgcgcggcgtgccCGCGGCGCACTTCAGCacctgcagcgccgccgccacggccttcTTCGTCCACTGCCTCGGCAGCGCCGACCGCGCGCCGCGGGCGTTCCCGTTCCAGTCCGTCGGCCTCGGCACCGCCGACGAGGAGGCCAAGTACACCGAGCTGTTCGCCTTGCGCGAGGACCCCGCCGCTCTGGTCTCCGAGCGCGACCGCCTGCTGCTCAGCCTGGCGCGCTCGTCGGGGTTCGTCGCCGTCAAGACGTGCGCGGACATCGAGCGCAAGTACATGGACTACCTCTCCGAGCTCCTGGGAGGGAAGGAGATCATCCCCTGCGGGCCTCTGCTCGtcgactccggcggcggcggcggtgcggccgaGTCCGACCGCGTCATGCGGTGGCTGGACGGCCAGGAGCCGGGCTCCGTGGTGCTCGCCTCCTTCGGCAGCGAGTACTTCATGTCGGAGCATCAGATCGCGCAGATGGCGCGCGGCCTGGAGATGAGCGGCGAGCGCTTCCTGTGGGTGGTGCGGTTCCCggagagcgccggcggcggcgaggaggaccacggcggcgcggcgcgcgcgctgccCCGCGGGTTTGCCCCCTCGCGCgggctggtggtggaggggtgGGCGCCGCAGCGGCGGATCCTGTCGCACGGCGCCTGCGGCGCGTTcctgacgcactgcgggtggagCTCGTTGCTGGAGTcgctggcggcgggggtgccggtggtggcgcTGCCGCTGCACATCGACCAGCCGCTGGGCGCCAACCTGGCCGCGGAgctgggcgccgccgcgcgcgtgcgccAGGAGCGGTTTGGGGAGTTCCGGGGCGAGGACGTGGCGTGTGCGGTGCGCGGGGTGCtgcgcggggaggaggggaaggctCTGAGGCGCCGCGCAGGGGAGCTGCGGGAGGTGGTGGCGCGGAACGACGCAGACGACGCGCAGGTCGGCGAGCTGGTGCGGCGCATGGCGCGGCTCTGCGGCAAGGGGCAGCGGGTGGCCGTGCCCAACTGA
- the LOC117845275 gene encoding uncharacterized protein codes for MLHRLFRPPPLPLKLAFTISLAVSFSVSCCADPSPPSSSHASARSRSRSPPPSPKAVAADLLSVLAGPGAAARVPPAEASRLRACLRFLSPVNPAAASKVSSWSGGGSRKFLREGRDAGAAEADEMVMWPPAPVMELARLAVDSGGDPGAIHRALDPTMLPVPDVQGTQKDKCQLTRTPYGRRFANEELNSYLAFLFELIVARGPSVGLNVSLSRYDLFHGHLFLSYETGRLGILFHAKEYPAIDKELFPYNLGYCQAGSNVPYDDSMNLRNILWLAPLPSKETKAWLAPGTLVVLDAHPDGIIYQEIIRDYVQIVRTVYEDDFGENAVDVNYLNVANSAPVDRIFIC; via the exons ATGCTTCACCGGCTGTTccggcctcctcccctccctctgaAGCTGGCCTTCACCATCTCTCTCGCCGTCTCCTTCTCCGTCTCCTGCTGCGCCGACCCATCCCCACCGTCATCGTCCCACGCATCGGCCAGGTCCCGGTCCCGGtccccgcctccctccccgaaGGCAGTCGCCGCGGACCTCCTCTCCGTCCTCGCCGGcccgggcgccgcggcgcgggtgcCGCCCGCGGAGGCCTCGCGGCTCCGCGCCTGCCTCCGGTTTCTCTCCCCGGTCAACCCCGCGGCTGCCTCAAAGGTCTCTTCTTGGAGCGGCGGAGGCTCCCGGAAGTTTCTGCGGGAAGGTCGCGATGCGGgtgcggcggaggcggacgagATGGTGAtgtggccgccggcgccggtcatGGAGCTTGCGCGGCTTGCCGTCGACTCCGGCGGCGATCCCGGGGCCATCCACCGCGCGCTGGATCCAACAATGCTGCCA GTGCCAGATGTTCAGGGGACGCAGAAGGACAAATGCCAACTCACAAGAACACCATATGGGAGGCGCTTCGCCAATGAG GAGCTCAATTCGTATTTGGCGTTCTTGTTTGAATTGATTGTGGCACGGGGACCTTCGGTTGGACTAAACGTATCACTCAGTCGATATGATTTGTTCCATGGGCATCTTTTCCTCTCATATGAAACAGGACGGCTCGGAATTCT ATTCCATGCTAAAGAATATCCAGCAATTGACAAGGAATTGTTTccttataatttgggatattGCCAAGCAG GATCCAATGTACCATATGATGATTCTATGAACTTGCGCAATATCCTTTGGTTAGCACCATTGCCTTCAAAGGAGACGAAAGCTTGGTTAGCACCAG GAACATTGGTCGTCTTGGATGCACATCCTGATGGCATTATCTATCAAGAGATCATCCGTGATTATGTTCAAATTGTAAGAACAGTGTACGAAG ATGATTTCGGGGAGAATGCAGTTGACGTCAATTATCTGAATGTGGCCAATTCAGCTCCTGTTGATAGAATTTTCATCTGCTGA